From Anopheles coluzzii chromosome 3, AcolN3, whole genome shotgun sequence, the proteins below share one genomic window:
- the LOC120957883 gene encoding ATPase WRNIP1-like: protein MASSSEFDDPQPSTSTRKAVCPICDKWFPIADIEQHVDECLTMTHGNDGSPDEQQQQQPASNTPTSSQGPKRNFSIFERSPKPAKRGRNETAPSAPTVTSSAKAEQPIEITSLDTDDEEEPAASDSQNKKPKMMDPAPAARLAPSCPNATPESNVPLAERVRPSTIEEYVGQEQIIGQNTILRKLFEHDTIPSMILWGPPGCGKTTLANIIANRCKRNVGTLRFAKLSATMAGVAEVKEVVKVAKNESKFNRRTILFMDEIHRFNKQQQDIFLPHVESGTITLIGATTENPSFSLNSALLSRCRVIVLEKHTVDSMMRIMERALPEYKAVMVPASLNNNVPDLSKTSYVPRMLVHEETIRWLAETCDGDARIGLNSLQLALSSAAAPPPATNGRSFTDSLITVTLEDVREGLKKSHLLYDRKGDQHYDIISALHKSIRASDDNAALYWATRMVASGEDPRYICRRMVRMASEDIGLADANALQVATATLSAVQSVGLPEADCIIAQCAVYLARAPKSREVYEAYKRCRASIDGWKGPMPGVPLHLRNAPTKLMKDLRYGAGYNLLHKDESGLTYMPEGLEDENYFSE from the exons ATGGCGAGCTCGAGTGAATTTGATGATCCACAACCATCGACCAGCACACGCAAAGCGGTCTGTCCGATCTGCGACAAGTGGTTCCCGATCGCCGACATCGAGCAGCATGTAGATGAGTGTCTGACGATGACTCACGGAAACGATGGCAGTCCGgacgaacagcagcaacagcagccagcTTCCAATACACCAACATCCTCGCAAGGGCCAAAGCGAAACTTTAGCATCTTCGAGCGCAGCCCAAAACCGGCAAAGCGCGGTCGAAATGAAACCGCCCCGTCGGCACCTACCGTAACGTCCAGCGCTAAAGCGGAGCAACCGATCGAAATCACCAGCCTCGACACGGACGATGAGGAGGAGCCGGCAGCAAGCGacagccaaaacaaaaaacccaaaatgaTGGATCCAGCGCCAGCCGCTCGACTGGCACCGTCGTGCCCAAATGCGACCCCAGAATCGAACGTACCGCTGGCCGAACGGGTCCGTCCCTCGACCATCGAAGAGTACGTCGGGCAGGAGCAGATCATCGGGCAGAACACGATACTGCGCAAACTGTTCGAGCACGATACGATCCCGAGCATGATCCTGTGGGGCCCGCCCGGCTGTGGCAAAACGACACTCGCCAACATAATTGCCAACCGGTGCAAGCGGAACGTGGGCACGCTGCGGTTCGCCAAGCTGTCCGCCACGATGGCGGGCGTGGCGGAGGTGAAGGAGGTGGTAAAGGTGGCCAAGAACGAGTCGAAGTTTAATCGCCGCACGATCCTGTTCATGGACGAGATCCATCGGttcaacaagcagcagcaggacatCTTTCTGCCGCACGTGGAATCCGGCACGATCACGCTGATCGGTGCGACGACGGAGAATCCCTCGTTCAGCCTGAACTCGGCCCTGCTCAGCCGGTGCCGGGTGATCGTGCTGGAGAAACATACGGTGGACAGCATGATGCGCATCATGGAGCGGGCGCTGCCCGAGTACAAAGCGGTCATGGTGCCGGCAAGCCTGAACAACAACGTACCGGACCTGAGCAAGACATCGTACGTACCGCG GATGCTTGTACACGAGGAAACTATCCGATGGCTGGCGGAAACCTGCGACGGTGACGCACGGATCGGGCTGAACAGTCTGCAGCTTGCCTTATCGAGTGCTGCCGCGCCGCCGCCCGCCACCAACGGCCGCTCGTTCACCGATTCGCTCATCACCGTCACGCTGGAGGATGTGCGCGAGGGTCTGAAGAAATCGCACCTGCTGTACGATCGGAAGGGCGACCAGCACTACGACATCATATCCGCGCTGCACAAATCCATCCGCGCCTCGGACGACAACGCCGCCCTGTACTGGGCGACGCGCATGGTTGCGTCCGGCGAGGATCCGCGCTACATCTGCCGGCGCATGGTGCGGATGGCGAGCGAAGATATCGGGCTGGCGGACGCGAACGCACTGCAGGTAGCGACCGCAACGCTGAGCGCCGTCCAGTCCGTCGGGCTGCCGGAAGCGGACTGCATCATCGCGCAGTGTGCGGTGTATCTGGCCCGCGCCCCGAAAAGCCGCGAGGTGTACGAAGCGTACAAGCGGTGCCGGGCATCGATCGACGGGTGGAAGGGCCCGATGCCGGGCGTGCCGCTGCATTTGCGCAACGCGCCGACCAAGCTGATGAAAGACCTCCGGTACGGGGCCGGGTACAATCTGCTGCACAAGGACGAGTCGGGCCTAACGTACATGCCGGAGGGGCTGGAAGATGAGAACTATTTTTCGGAATAG
- the LOC120958421 gene encoding uncharacterized protein LOC120958421 has translation MDAFPITSEDPDVRQQFAENIFQILRPLSALEMPRGNRPTDGDSSECSALSDPFSDLDESYILLDQRKKKPGVDETDELLLMNQFTPEFRCAYDELMATGENRHRKQAKETGPEPAGTSSGSGCAACPVDLQTATDFSPKFRSFIDEMLRKCDLQHHQEEKKRREQQQALQQRKKGRVRAIVSEESFCGLETDSMSGMWRMLDAMSENERELFPTSGPHYDLYYDRRFDWMTRDEIPWEQIETSKKKCEQWLKIPGQMEQNDGAKAKQNQ, from the exons ATGGACGCGTTTCCGATCACGAGCGAAGATCCGGATGTGCGCCAACAGTTTGCGGAAAACATCTTCCAAATATTGCGCCCACTGTCTGCGCTCGAGATGCCACGTGGCAACCGGCCGACCGATGGCGATTCGTCCGAGTGTAGTGCCCTGTCCGATCCGTTCTCCGATCTGGATGAATCGTACATACTGTTGGATCAGCGCAAGAAG AAACCCGGCGTGGATGAGACGGATGAGCTGCTGCTAATGAATCAATTTACACCCGAGTTCCGGTGCGCTTACGATGAGCTGATGGCGACGGGCGAGAACCGGCACCGGAAGCAGGCGAAGGAAACGGGACCCGAACCGGCGGGCACGTCGAGCGGTTCCGGTTGTGCCGCCTGTCCGGTGGATCTGCAAACGGCCACCGATTTCAGCCCCAAGTTCCGGTCGTTTATCGACGAGATGCTGCGCAAGTGTGACCTGCAGCACCATCAGGAGGAGAAGAAACGGCGcgaacagcagcaggcgcTGCAGCAGCGTAAGAAGGGGCGCGTGCGGGCGATCGTGTCGGAGGAATCGTTCTGCGGGCTGGAGACGGACTCGATGTCGGGGATGTGGCGTATGCTGGACGCAATGTCGGAGAATGAGCGCGAGCTCTTCCCGACGTCCGGCCCCCACTACGATCTGTACTACGATCGGCGGTTCGATTGGATGACGCGGGACGAGATACCGTGGGAGCAGATTGAAACGTCCAAGAAGAAGTGCGAACAGTGGCTAAAGATACCGGGCCAGATGGAGCAGAACGATGGTGCGAAAGCGAAACAGAACCAATAG